A window of Nicotiana tabacum cultivar K326 chromosome 24, ASM71507v2, whole genome shotgun sequence contains these coding sequences:
- the LOC107771451 gene encoding 17.6 kDa class I heat shock protein-like, with amino-acid sequence METEAGAVEGHFEPSYEWQHEEGLDVLLVHLPEFKDKEGLKVQVSNFGVLKISGDRQVNQTRIRFFKEIPVWKDHNTNEIKANFEKGVLKITLPKKVTSASTLKEEYKATTSMQMQVAKQTSKNSRFRKFKKVAISIAATMLVVSALSGFAYYIYRSTIVED; translated from the exons ATGGAAACAGAAGCTGGAGCAGTAGAAGGTCATTTTGAGCCATCTTACGAGTGGCAACATGAGGAAGGACTTGATGTTCTCTTGGTCCATCTCCCAG AATTCAAGGATAAAGAAGGTTTGAAGGTACAAGTTAGCAATTTTGGAGTTTTAAAAATCTCAGGAGATCGCCAAGTGAACCAAACTAGGATAAGGTTTTTTAAAGAAATTCCAGTATGGAAAGACCATAACACAAATGAGATAAAAGCAAATTTTGAGAAAGGTGTTCTCAAAATTACATTGCCAAAGAAAGTTACATCTGCTTCAACTCTCAAGGAAGAATATAAAGCAACAACATCCATGCAAATGCAAGTAGCGAAGCAAACATCAAAGAATTCAAGATTCAGGAAATTCAAAAAAGTGGCCATTAGTATTGCAGCTACCATGCTTGTAGTTTCTGCCCTCTCCGGATTTGCTTACTATATTTATAGGTCTACAATTGTTGAAGACTAA
- the LOC107771444 gene encoding binding partner of ACD11 1 — MQEVRTVRVGNVSDLATEREVREFFSFSGEIERIEIRREQGQSKTAFVTFKDPKALEIALLLSGATIVDQIVNITQAENYVPPSETREVRIVDNAVNVAGESSSPLAEAKPTSPSNARVNGKEYISKAQDVVSNMLAKGSAIRQDAVNKAKAFDEKHQLRATASARVVSFDRRVGLTEKLTVGISVVNERVKSVDQRLQVSDKTMAAVMAAERKLNDTGSAVKSSRYVNAGAAWLNGAFTKVAKVGQVASTKTREKWSFALSNLTARDPSIVA, encoded by the exons atgcaG GAGGTAAGAACAGTACGGGTAGGTAATGTATCAGATCTGGCGACCGAGAGAGAAGTTCGCGAGTTCTTCTCGTTTTCTGGGGAGATTGAGCGCATTGAGATTCGGCG AGAACAAGGACAATCGAAGACTGCGTTTGTTACGTTTAAAGATCCGAAAGCGCTTGAAATTGCCTTGTTGTTGTcg GGAGCGACCATAGTGGATCAGATTGTAAATATTACTCAGGCAGAAAACTATGTTCCACCATCTGAGACTCGG GAAGTCAGGATAGTTGATAATGCTGTGAATGTGGCCGGAGAAAGTTCCTCTCCACTTGCTGAG GCCAAACCTACTTCTCCTAGCAATGCAAGGGTGAATGGGAAAGAATATATCAGCAAAGCACAAGATGTTGTCTCaaatatgttggcaaaaggttcAGCTATCAGACAAGATGCAGTGAATAAAGCCAAGGCATTTGATGAGAAACACCAATTAAGAGCCACTGCATCTGCCAGGGTCGTTTCCTTTGACCGAAGAGTTGGGCTAACAGAAAAGCTTACGGTTGGAATTTCAGTTGTAAATGAGAGAGTTAAATCTGTTGATCAAAGGCTTCAAGTGTCAGATAAAACGATGGCTGCAGTTATGGCAGCAGAAAGGAAATTGAATGACACAGGATCAGCGGTCAAATCAAGCAG GTATGTTAATGCTGGAGCTGCCTGGTTGAATGGTGCTTTTACTAAAGTAGCTAAGGTTGGGCAAGTTGCTAGTacaaaaacaagagaaaaatggAGTTTTGCGTTGTCAAATTTGACAGCAAGG GATCCTTCTATTGTTGCCTAA